One genomic segment of Centroberyx gerrardi isolate f3 chromosome 4, fCenGer3.hap1.cur.20231027, whole genome shotgun sequence includes these proteins:
- the tdg.2 gene encoding G/T mismatch-specific thymine DNA glycosylase isoform X3, with product MYQSSQQHPEAQHVMPYHNMGQYTEGSREEPVMAELSVHQELPLHQDFPSHQNYGPVHHQELAYQQSFREHQQAAVQHRPLHQFTRQQEPSIQHQPQPADPGQAATPVKRKRGRPPKQQAEEGKTQEEHDENEAAKKAKRALNRFNGMSVAEVMAKTLPDVITFNLDILIVGINPGLLSAFKGRHYPNPGNHFWKCLFLAGLTDEQLNYMHDQSLPENYGIGFTNMVERTTPGSKDLSSKEIREGGRQLLEKLQKYKPLIAAFNGKCIYEIFCKEIFGVKAKNLEFGLQPYKIPETETVCYLMPSSSPRCAQFPRAQDKVHFYIKLKELRDQIKGVAPRPDVEETQYSFDLQLAKEDAKRIAIKEEQVDPEYESCGGAHEDARQSSSYCSIPATKETEMDSKGPAAGIMTWNQWTPESFAEQIPDISCNSSNIPHPQLG from the exons at GTACCAGTCCAGTCAGCAGCACCCTGAGGCCCAGCATGTGATGCCATATCACAACATGGGCCAGTACACAGAAGGTTCCAGAGAGGAGCCTGTCATGGCCGAGCTGTCCGTCCACCAGGAGCTACCTCTTCACCAGGACTTCCCTTCACACCAAAACTATGGCCCGGTCCACCACCAGGAGCTGGCCTACCAGCAGAGCTTCAGGGAGCACCAGCAGGCCGCCGTGCAGCACCGCCCGCTCCACCAGTTCACCAGGCAGCAGGAGCCCAGCATCCAGCACCAGCCTCAGCCTGCTGATCCAGGTCAAG ctgCGACGCcggtgaagaggaagagaggaaggccGCCCAAACAGCAGGCGGAGGAGGGCAAGACGCAGGAGGAGCACGACGAGAACGAGGCCGCCAAGAAGGCCAAGAGGGCTCTCAACCGTTTCAACGGCATGTCAGTGGCTGAGGTTATGGCCAAAACCCTGCCAGACGTTATTACCTTCAATCTTGACATTTTGATA GTTGGAATTAACCCTGGACTGCTGTCAGCCTTCAAAGGACGTCATTACCCGAACCCAGGAAACCATTTCT GGAAATGTCTGTTCCTGGCTGGTCTGACTGACGAGCAGCTGAACTACATGCATGACCAGAGCCTGCCGGAGAACTATGGCATCGGCTTCAccaacatggtggagaggaCCACACCTGGCAGCAAGGACCTGTCCAG TAAGGAGATCCGTGAAGGAGGCCGGCAGTTACTTGAGAAGCTGCAGAAATACAAGCCATTAATAGCAGCTTTTAATGGGAAAT GTATTTACGAAATCTTCTGCAAAGAAATCTTTGGTGTGAAGGCAAAGAATCTTGAGTTTGGTTTACAACCCTACAAAATCCCCGAAACTGAAACA GTGTGTTACTTGATGCCGTCGTCGAGCCCCCGCTGCGCCCAGTTTCCCCGTGCGCAGGACAAAGTGCATTTCTACATCAAGCTGAAGGAGCTGCGGGACCAGATCAAGGGCGTGGCACCCAGGCCCGACGTGGAGGAGACCCAGTACTCCTTCGATCTGCAGCTGGCTAAAG AGGATGCCAAGAGGATTGCGATCAAAGAGGAGCAGGTGGATCCGGAGTATGAGAGCTGCGGCGGGGCGCATGAGGACGCGAGGCAAAGCAGCAGCTACTGCAGCATCCCCGCCACTaaagagacag AAATGGACAGTAAAGGCCCGGCAGCCGGCATCATGACGTGGAACCAGTGGACGCCGGAGTCGTTTGCCGAGCAGATACCAGATATCAGCTGTAACAGCAGCAACATACCTCACCCTCAGCTGGGATAA
- the tdg.2 gene encoding G/T mismatch-specific thymine DNA glycosylase isoform X2: protein MYDRYQSSQQHPEAQHVMPYHNMGQYTEGSREEPVMAELSVHQELPLHQDFPSHQNYGPVHHQELAYQQSFREHQQAAVQHRPLHQFTRQQEPSIQHQPQPADPGQAATPVKRKRGRPPKQQAEEGKTQEEHDENEAAKKAKRALNRFNGMSVAEVMAKTLPDVITFNLDILIVGINPGLLSAFKGRHYPNPGNHFWKCLFLAGLTDEQLNYMHDQSLPENYGIGFTNMVERTTPGSKDLSSKEIREGGRQLLEKLQKYKPLIAAFNGKCIYEIFCKEIFGVKAKNLEFGLQPYKIPETETVCYLMPSSSPRCAQFPRAQDKVHFYIKLKELRDQIKGVAPRPDVEETQYSFDLQLAKEDAKRIAIKEEQVDPEYESCGGAHEDARQSSSYCSIPATKETEMDSKGPAAGIMTWNQWTPESFAEQIPDISCNSSNIPHPQLG, encoded by the exons atgtatgaCAG GTACCAGTCCAGTCAGCAGCACCCTGAGGCCCAGCATGTGATGCCATATCACAACATGGGCCAGTACACAGAAGGTTCCAGAGAGGAGCCTGTCATGGCCGAGCTGTCCGTCCACCAGGAGCTACCTCTTCACCAGGACTTCCCTTCACACCAAAACTATGGCCCGGTCCACCACCAGGAGCTGGCCTACCAGCAGAGCTTCAGGGAGCACCAGCAGGCCGCCGTGCAGCACCGCCCGCTCCACCAGTTCACCAGGCAGCAGGAGCCCAGCATCCAGCACCAGCCTCAGCCTGCTGATCCAGGTCAAG ctgCGACGCcggtgaagaggaagagaggaaggccGCCCAAACAGCAGGCGGAGGAGGGCAAGACGCAGGAGGAGCACGACGAGAACGAGGCCGCCAAGAAGGCCAAGAGGGCTCTCAACCGTTTCAACGGCATGTCAGTGGCTGAGGTTATGGCCAAAACCCTGCCAGACGTTATTACCTTCAATCTTGACATTTTGATA GTTGGAATTAACCCTGGACTGCTGTCAGCCTTCAAAGGACGTCATTACCCGAACCCAGGAAACCATTTCT GGAAATGTCTGTTCCTGGCTGGTCTGACTGACGAGCAGCTGAACTACATGCATGACCAGAGCCTGCCGGAGAACTATGGCATCGGCTTCAccaacatggtggagaggaCCACACCTGGCAGCAAGGACCTGTCCAG TAAGGAGATCCGTGAAGGAGGCCGGCAGTTACTTGAGAAGCTGCAGAAATACAAGCCATTAATAGCAGCTTTTAATGGGAAAT GTATTTACGAAATCTTCTGCAAAGAAATCTTTGGTGTGAAGGCAAAGAATCTTGAGTTTGGTTTACAACCCTACAAAATCCCCGAAACTGAAACA GTGTGTTACTTGATGCCGTCGTCGAGCCCCCGCTGCGCCCAGTTTCCCCGTGCGCAGGACAAAGTGCATTTCTACATCAAGCTGAAGGAGCTGCGGGACCAGATCAAGGGCGTGGCACCCAGGCCCGACGTGGAGGAGACCCAGTACTCCTTCGATCTGCAGCTGGCTAAAG AGGATGCCAAGAGGATTGCGATCAAAGAGGAGCAGGTGGATCCGGAGTATGAGAGCTGCGGCGGGGCGCATGAGGACGCGAGGCAAAGCAGCAGCTACTGCAGCATCCCCGCCACTaaagagacag AAATGGACAGTAAAGGCCCGGCAGCCGGCATCATGACGTGGAACCAGTGGACGCCGGAGTCGTTTGCCGAGCAGATACCAGATATCAGCTGTAACAGCAGCAACATACCTCACCCTCAGCTGGGATAA
- the tdg.2 gene encoding G/T mismatch-specific thymine DNA glycosylase isoform X1, producing the protein MLIYSSKSTVKMEEKQYTSLTVPSDYFQQWYQSSQQHPEAQHVMPYHNMGQYTEGSREEPVMAELSVHQELPLHQDFPSHQNYGPVHHQELAYQQSFREHQQAAVQHRPLHQFTRQQEPSIQHQPQPADPGQAATPVKRKRGRPPKQQAEEGKTQEEHDENEAAKKAKRALNRFNGMSVAEVMAKTLPDVITFNLDILIVGINPGLLSAFKGRHYPNPGNHFWKCLFLAGLTDEQLNYMHDQSLPENYGIGFTNMVERTTPGSKDLSSKEIREGGRQLLEKLQKYKPLIAAFNGKCIYEIFCKEIFGVKAKNLEFGLQPYKIPETETVCYLMPSSSPRCAQFPRAQDKVHFYIKLKELRDQIKGVAPRPDVEETQYSFDLQLAKEDAKRIAIKEEQVDPEYESCGGAHEDARQSSSYCSIPATKETEMDSKGPAAGIMTWNQWTPESFAEQIPDISCNSSNIPHPQLG; encoded by the exons ATGTTAATTTATTCAAGTAAATCAACGGTTAAGATGGAGGAAAAGCAGTATACATCACTGACGGTTCCTTCGGATTATTTCCAGCAGTG GTACCAGTCCAGTCAGCAGCACCCTGAGGCCCAGCATGTGATGCCATATCACAACATGGGCCAGTACACAGAAGGTTCCAGAGAGGAGCCTGTCATGGCCGAGCTGTCCGTCCACCAGGAGCTACCTCTTCACCAGGACTTCCCTTCACACCAAAACTATGGCCCGGTCCACCACCAGGAGCTGGCCTACCAGCAGAGCTTCAGGGAGCACCAGCAGGCCGCCGTGCAGCACCGCCCGCTCCACCAGTTCACCAGGCAGCAGGAGCCCAGCATCCAGCACCAGCCTCAGCCTGCTGATCCAGGTCAAG ctgCGACGCcggtgaagaggaagagaggaaggccGCCCAAACAGCAGGCGGAGGAGGGCAAGACGCAGGAGGAGCACGACGAGAACGAGGCCGCCAAGAAGGCCAAGAGGGCTCTCAACCGTTTCAACGGCATGTCAGTGGCTGAGGTTATGGCCAAAACCCTGCCAGACGTTATTACCTTCAATCTTGACATTTTGATA GTTGGAATTAACCCTGGACTGCTGTCAGCCTTCAAAGGACGTCATTACCCGAACCCAGGAAACCATTTCT GGAAATGTCTGTTCCTGGCTGGTCTGACTGACGAGCAGCTGAACTACATGCATGACCAGAGCCTGCCGGAGAACTATGGCATCGGCTTCAccaacatggtggagaggaCCACACCTGGCAGCAAGGACCTGTCCAG TAAGGAGATCCGTGAAGGAGGCCGGCAGTTACTTGAGAAGCTGCAGAAATACAAGCCATTAATAGCAGCTTTTAATGGGAAAT GTATTTACGAAATCTTCTGCAAAGAAATCTTTGGTGTGAAGGCAAAGAATCTTGAGTTTGGTTTACAACCCTACAAAATCCCCGAAACTGAAACA GTGTGTTACTTGATGCCGTCGTCGAGCCCCCGCTGCGCCCAGTTTCCCCGTGCGCAGGACAAAGTGCATTTCTACATCAAGCTGAAGGAGCTGCGGGACCAGATCAAGGGCGTGGCACCCAGGCCCGACGTGGAGGAGACCCAGTACTCCTTCGATCTGCAGCTGGCTAAAG AGGATGCCAAGAGGATTGCGATCAAAGAGGAGCAGGTGGATCCGGAGTATGAGAGCTGCGGCGGGGCGCATGAGGACGCGAGGCAAAGCAGCAGCTACTGCAGCATCCCCGCCACTaaagagacag AAATGGACAGTAAAGGCCCGGCAGCCGGCATCATGACGTGGAACCAGTGGACGCCGGAGTCGTTTGCCGAGCAGATACCAGATATCAGCTGTAACAGCAGCAACATACCTCACCCTCAGCTGGGATAA
- the uqcc6 gene encoding ubiquinol-cytochrome-c reductase complex assembly factor 6: protein MPAGVSWPRYLRMFGSSILAMFAGAQAVHQYYLPDLSIPDVPPKPGELRTELLGYRAREEAAAALQQLKSEQKLD from the exons ATGCCGGCCGGTGTGTCCTGGCCTCGCTACCTGAGGATGTTTGGGTCCAGTATTCTGGCCATGTTTGCAGGAGCACAGGCTGTCCACCAGTACTACCTGCCTGATCTG agtaTACCGGACGTCCCACCCAAGCCTGGGGAGCTGAGGACGGAGCTGCTGGGATacagagccagagaggaggCTGCTGCAGCGTTACAACAGCTCAAATCTGAGCAGAAACTGGACTGA
- the efcab10 gene encoding EF-hand calcium-binding domain-containing protein 10: MATPREKEAADYLQKHKIVELMEDLTSMLFFYRPENPREFLIEQLEQLKVCQQRSVEGPRLFSDSNLDAVFGILDPANQQYITYAQYKEALTTLGIRDINECPEGADEDRISQEAFKREAREGLRRSSATYGQS; this comes from the exons ATGGCGACgccaagagagaaagaagcagcTGATTAtctccaaaaacacaaaattgttGAACTTATGGAGGATCTAACGAGCATGCTCTTCTTTTACAGACCAG agAATCCCAGAGAGTTTCTGATAGAGCAGCTGGAGCAGCTGAAGGTTTGTCAGCAGAGGAGTGTGGAGGGACCGCGCCTCTTCTCAGACTCCAACCTGGACGCTGTGTTCGGGATCCTGGACCCCGCCAACCAACAATACATCACTTATGCCCAGTACAAGGAGG CACTGACCACTCTGGGGATAAGAGACATAAACGAGTGTCCTGAAGGTGCAGATGAAGACAGGATTTCCCAAGAGGCGTTCAAAAGAGAGGC GAGGGAAGGCCTGCGGAGAAGCTCAGCAACATACGGACAATCTTAA
- the samm50 gene encoding sorting and assembly machinery component 50 homolog A isoform X1 produces the protein MGTVHARSLDPLPMQGPELGVHADDIEAPDAEQEPKQEVLENKNVVVQQVHIDGLGRTKEDLLTYEIAEVFRARNLIDVMKRSHEARQKLLRLGIFRKVEVVIDTSQGVDALPNGLDVTFEVTELRRMTGSYNTMVGNNEGSMVLGVKLPNVFGRAEKLTFQFSYGTKETSYGLSFFKPQPGHFERNVSINLYKVTGQFPWSSLRETDRGVSTEMSFPVWKTNQTLKWEGVWRELGCLARTASFAVREESGHSLKSSLSHAMVIDTRNSSILPRKGGLLKIHQELAGYSGGDASFLKEDFEIQLNRTLFWDSVLSASMWGGLLLPFGDKPTCIADRFYLGGPTSIRGFSMYSMGPQSEGMAGDYLGGEAYWAGGLHLYTPLPFRPGKGGFGDLFRTHFFLNAGNLCNLNYGEGPQAHLKKLAECIRWSYGAGIVLRLGNIARLELNYCIPMGVQSGDRICDGVQFGAGIRFL, from the exons ATGGGGACCGTCCATGCCCGG AGCCTGGACCCTCTGCCCATGCAGGGGCCCGAGCTCGGAGTTCACGCCGACGACATCGAGGCTCCGGACGCTGAGCAGGAGCCGAAGCAAGAAGTTCTGGAAAACAAGAAT GTTGTAGTTCAGCAAGTTCACATAGACGGGCTGGGAAGAACCAAGGAGGACCTGCTGACTTATGAAATCGCTGAAGTTTTCCGGGCAAGGAATTTAATTGAT GTGATGAAAAGGTCCCATGAAGCCAGACAGAAGCTGCTGCGTCTCGGCATCTTCAGAAAAGTGGAAGTTGTTATTGACACATCACAAG GCGTGGACGCTCTCCCTAACGGCCTCGACGTGACCTTTGAGGTGACTGAGCTGAGGCGGATGACGGGCAGCTACAACACCATGGTCGGCAACAATGAAGGAAGCATG GTTCTGGGCGTGAAGTTGCCCAACGTGTTTGGTCGGGCGGAGAAGCTGACCTTCCAGTTCTCCTACGGCACCAAAGAGACGTCCTACGGCCTCTCCTTCTTCAAACCTCAGCCAGGACACTTTGAGCGCAA CGTCTCAATCAACTTGTACAAAGTAACAGGCCAGTTTCCATGGAGTTCACTGAGGGAGACGGACCGAGGCGTCTCCACAGAAATGagt TTCCCCGTGTGGAAGACCAACCAGACCCTGAAGTGGGAGGGAGTGTGGAGAGAGCTGGGCTGTCTGGCTCGCACCGCCTCCTTCGCCGTCAGGGAGGAGAGCGGACATTCCCTCAAGTCCTCGCTTTCG caTGCCATGGTCATCGACACCAGAaactcctccatccttcccagGAAAGGCGGCCTGTTGAAGATCCATCAG GAGCTGGCTGGTTACAGCGGAGGAGACGCCAGTTTCCTGAAGGAAGACTTTGAGATCCAGCTGAACAGAACGCTCTTCTGGGACTCT GTCCTTTCTGCCTCAATGTGGGGCGGGTTGCTCCTGCCCTTTGGTGACAAGCCAACATGCATAGCAGACAG GTTCTATCTTGGTGGCCCCACCAGTATCAGAGGAttcagtatgtacagtatgggCCCGCAGAGTGAA GGCATGGCAGGTGACTACCTGGGAGGAGAGGCCTACTGGGCCGGAGGCCTCCACCTCTACACCCCTCTACCCTTCAGACCGGGGAAGGGCGGCTTCGGCGACCTCTTCAGAACACACTTCTTCCTCAACGCCGGGAACCTGTGTAACCTCAACTATG gTGAGGGCCCACAAGCGCACTTGAAGAAACTGGCGGAGTGTATCCGCTGGTCGTACGGAGCGGGCATCGTGCTGCGTTTGGGAAATATTGCCAGACTGGAGCTCAACTACTGCATTCCCATGGGAGTCCAGAGTGGAGACAG GATATGTGACGGGGTCCAGTTTGGAGCAGGAATCCGATTCCTGTGA
- the samm50 gene encoding sorting and assembly machinery component 50 homolog A isoform X2, with the protein MGTVHARSLDPLPMQGPELGVHADDIEAPDAEQEPKQEVLENKNVVVQQVHIDGLGRTKEDLLTYEIAEVFRARNLIDVMKRSHEARQKLLRLGIFRKVEVVIDTSQGVDALPNGLDVTFEVTELRRMTGSYNTMVGNNEGSMVLGVKLPNVFGRAEKLTFQFSYGTKETSYGLSFFKPQPGHFERNVSINLYKVTGQFPWSSLRETDRGVSTEMSFPVWKTNQTLKWEGVWRELGCLARTASFAVREESGHSLKSSLSHAMVIDTRNSSILPRKGGLLKIHQELAGYSGGDASFLKEDFEIQLNRTLFWDSVLSASMWGGLLLPFGDKPTCIADRFYLGGPTSIRGFSMYSMGPQSEGDYLGGEAYWAGGLHLYTPLPFRPGKGGFGDLFRTHFFLNAGNLCNLNYGEGPQAHLKKLAECIRWSYGAGIVLRLGNIARLELNYCIPMGVQSGDRICDGVQFGAGIRFL; encoded by the exons ATGGGGACCGTCCATGCCCGG AGCCTGGACCCTCTGCCCATGCAGGGGCCCGAGCTCGGAGTTCACGCCGACGACATCGAGGCTCCGGACGCTGAGCAGGAGCCGAAGCAAGAAGTTCTGGAAAACAAGAAT GTTGTAGTTCAGCAAGTTCACATAGACGGGCTGGGAAGAACCAAGGAGGACCTGCTGACTTATGAAATCGCTGAAGTTTTCCGGGCAAGGAATTTAATTGAT GTGATGAAAAGGTCCCATGAAGCCAGACAGAAGCTGCTGCGTCTCGGCATCTTCAGAAAAGTGGAAGTTGTTATTGACACATCACAAG GCGTGGACGCTCTCCCTAACGGCCTCGACGTGACCTTTGAGGTGACTGAGCTGAGGCGGATGACGGGCAGCTACAACACCATGGTCGGCAACAATGAAGGAAGCATG GTTCTGGGCGTGAAGTTGCCCAACGTGTTTGGTCGGGCGGAGAAGCTGACCTTCCAGTTCTCCTACGGCACCAAAGAGACGTCCTACGGCCTCTCCTTCTTCAAACCTCAGCCAGGACACTTTGAGCGCAA CGTCTCAATCAACTTGTACAAAGTAACAGGCCAGTTTCCATGGAGTTCACTGAGGGAGACGGACCGAGGCGTCTCCACAGAAATGagt TTCCCCGTGTGGAAGACCAACCAGACCCTGAAGTGGGAGGGAGTGTGGAGAGAGCTGGGCTGTCTGGCTCGCACCGCCTCCTTCGCCGTCAGGGAGGAGAGCGGACATTCCCTCAAGTCCTCGCTTTCG caTGCCATGGTCATCGACACCAGAaactcctccatccttcccagGAAAGGCGGCCTGTTGAAGATCCATCAG GAGCTGGCTGGTTACAGCGGAGGAGACGCCAGTTTCCTGAAGGAAGACTTTGAGATCCAGCTGAACAGAACGCTCTTCTGGGACTCT GTCCTTTCTGCCTCAATGTGGGGCGGGTTGCTCCTGCCCTTTGGTGACAAGCCAACATGCATAGCAGACAG GTTCTATCTTGGTGGCCCCACCAGTATCAGAGGAttcagtatgtacagtatgggCCCGCAGAGTGAAG GTGACTACCTGGGAGGAGAGGCCTACTGGGCCGGAGGCCTCCACCTCTACACCCCTCTACCCTTCAGACCGGGGAAGGGCGGCTTCGGCGACCTCTTCAGAACACACTTCTTCCTCAACGCCGGGAACCTGTGTAACCTCAACTATG gTGAGGGCCCACAAGCGCACTTGAAGAAACTGGCGGAGTGTATCCGCTGGTCGTACGGAGCGGGCATCGTGCTGCGTTTGGGAAATATTGCCAGACTGGAGCTCAACTACTGCATTCCCATGGGAGTCCAGAGTGGAGACAG GATATGTGACGGGGTCCAGTTTGGAGCAGGAATCCGATTCCTGTGA